Proteins from one Dermacentor variabilis isolate Ectoservices chromosome 1, ASM5094787v1, whole genome shotgun sequence genomic window:
- the LOC142558302 gene encoding retinoic acid receptor RXR-alpha-A-like isoform X2 produces MYKKERPKLSVTALLYGSAGPAASWPTRPLQPPDISPPGIRAAPGLNGGASNGVSSSLPPQPSFLLSGYGAPSASRSPLDGRQLNNGPPATPQQQQQAMRYPPNHPLSGSKHLCSICGDRASGKHYGVYSCEGCKGFFKRTVRKDLTYACREERNCVIDKRQRNRCQYCRYQKCLSCGMKREAVQEERQRTKDRADSEVESTSGGVPPEMPLERILEAELRVEPHTGTLSESVQQQDPVSSICQAADRQLHQLVQWAKHIPHFEELPLEDRMVLLKAGWNELLIAAFSHRSIDVRDGIVLATGLVVQRHSAHSAGVGAIFDRVLTELVAKMREMKMDRTELGCLRAVVLFNPDNFLWQEKESYEDGASACVLLHQVFQQH; encoded by the exons ATGTACAAGAAGGAGCGGCCCAAGCTTTCTGTAACTGCTCTGTTGTACGGCTCTGCGGGGCCTGCGGCCTCGTGGCCGACGCGACCGCTGCAGCCTCCTGATATTTCTCCCCCGGGCATCCGCGCAGCGCCGGGCTTGAACGGCGGGGCTTCCAACGGGGTCTCAAGCAGCCTTCCGCCGCAGCCGTCATTCCTGCTGAGCGGCTACGGCGCACCTTCGGCCAGTCGATCACCGTTGGACGGTCGTCAGCTGAACAACGGACCTCCGGCCACTccgcaacagcagcaacaagccATGCGCTATCCTCCTAACCACCCGCTGAGCGGCTCCAAGCACCTCTGCTCCATTTGCGGAGATCGGGCTTCGGGAAAGCACTATGGCGTGTACAG CTGTGAAGGATGTAAGGGCTTTTTCAAGCGCACGGTGCGGAAAGACTTGACATATGCCTGCCGAGAGGAGCGGAATTGTGTCATAGACAAACGGCAGCGTAACCGGTGTCAGTACTGTCGCTATCAGAAGTGCCTCTCTTGTGGCATGAAGCGGGAGGCAGTGCAAGAGGAACGGCAGCGCACAAAGGATCGTGCTGACAGTGAAGTGGAGAGCACGAGCGGTGGAGTGCCCCCCGAGATGCCCCTGGAACGCATACTGGAAGCTGAGTTGCGAGTTGAGCCACACACTGGCACCCTGTCGGAGAGTGTCCAACAGCAGGACCCCGTGAGCAGCATTTGCCAAGCGGCTGACCGGCAGCTGCATCAGTTGGTCCAGTGGGCCAAGCACATTCCACATTTTGAAGAGCTTCCCCTCGAGGACCGCATGGTGCTGCTTAAGGCCGGCTGGAATGAGCTGCTCATTGCCGCCTTTTCGCACCGGTCCATAGATGTGCGTGATGGCATTGTGCTGGCAACAGGCCTCGTGGTGCAGCGGCATAGTGCTCACAGCGCTGGCGTTGGAGCCATCTTCGACCGGGTACTCACTGAATTGGTGGCCAAGATGCGCGAGATGAAAATGGATCGCACCGAGCTTGGCTGCCTGCGTGCTGTGGTCCTTTTTAATCCTG
- the brn gene encoding beta-1,3-galactosyltransferase brn — protein MPPTSGACVRCSVAVLYCLYSTVVACFVFGGVFVLGPRVVLVSVSVLAAVVFVRPAWKRLANVILNCGDVKAMLMTAFSECVTPMVRRARFVRALQSPKVKWLVIASAIVLFIETTGLYTMCWETPYAQFTYPLEVDARELLRALEDGRAPTVRPINSCERYRFKIRNDRKCAEVNGTVRLLLLVKSALQHRSRRDAIRRSWGFESRFSDVVIRRVFMLGAGKPETQDEVDAEYARHKDLVQADFIDAYYNNTIKTMLGFRWAFQHCRKAEFVLCVDDDYYVSVKNLLKFIRNPWGLSAVESEEENTPTTFIGDGRLWAGFVFARSRPMRHRWSKWYLSLDEYPFSRFPPYVTAGAFVLSQPALVDLYQVSQYTRPFRFDDIFLGIVARKAGLQPLHSDAFRFWGRPESPQDFEGLVAAHGFSDPELLVRVWEQQKSRGQA, from the coding sequence ATGCCGCCTACGTCGGGAGCGTGTGTCCGTTGCTCAGTTGCTGTTCTTTATTGTCTTTATTCTACGGTTGTGGCATGTTTTGTGTTCGGAGGCGTCTTTGTGTTAGGTCCTCGTGTTGTCCTAGTAAGCGTTTCAGTTTTGGCTGCTGTTGTGTTTGTGAGGCCCGCTTGGAAACGACTTGCAAATGTGATACTGAACTGCGGCGATGTCAAGGCGATGCTGATGACAGCTTTCAGCGAGTGCGTAACGCCCATGGTTCGACGTGCTAGGTTTGTGCGTGCTTTACAGTCGCCGAAAGTAAAATGGTTAGTCATTGCTTCAGCGATAGTATTGTTCATCGAAACTACAGGACTGTACACAATGTGTTGGGAAACGCCCTACGCACAATTCACCTACCCACTAGAGGTGGATGCACGCGAACTCCTACGTGCACTCGAGGATGGCCGCGCGCCTACTGTGCGCCCTATCAACTCTTGCGAGCGCTACCGCTTCAAAATTCGCAACGACCGCAAGTGCGCGGAAGTGAACGGCACTGTGCGCCTACTCTTGCTTGTGAAGTCCGCTTTGCAACACAGATCTCGGCGGGATGCCATCCGTCGGAGCTGGGGCTTCGAGTCCCGATTTTCAGACGTCGTCATACGGCGTGTTTTCATGCTTGGTGCTGGCAAGCCGGAGACGCAAGACGAAGTTGACGCTGAGTATGCCCGTCATAAAGACCTCGTTCAGGCAGATTTCATTGACGCTTATTACAACAATACTATCAAAACGATGTTGGGGTTCCGGTGGGCATTCCAGCACTGTCGGAAAGCTGAATTCGTGTTGTGTGTAGACGATGACTACTACGTTTCTGTGAAGAATCTTCTCAAATTTATTAGAAATCCGTGGGGCCTGTCAGCGGTGGAATCCGAGGAGGAGAACACACCCACAACATTTATTGGAGATGGTCGTCTTTGGGCGGGCTTTGTGTTCGCCCGATCGCGCCCGATGCGGCATCGTTGGAGCAAGTGGTATCTATCGTTGGATGAGTACCCCTTTTCGAGATTTCCACCTTATGTGACAGCAGGCGCATTTGTACTATCCCAGCCGGCACTGGTGGATTTGTACCAAGTGTCTCAGTATACGCGCCCTTTTCGTTTTGACGACATATTTCTTGGGATCGTGGCACGAAAAGCTGGTCTGCAGCCTTTGCATAGCGACGCATTCCGCTTCTGGGGCCGGCCCGAGTCCCCGCAAGACTTTGAAGGATTGGTGGCTGCTCATGGCTTCAGCGATCCTGAACTATTAGTGCGTGTCTGGGAGCAGCAAAAGAGCCGTGGTCAGGCTTGA